AGGAACCCTTTATAACAGGCATGCAGTTCATGGGAGGTGTCACTAGAGGTACCAGTCGGGATGTTTCTGCAGCTCTGGACGCTTGGAAGACTCTCCAAGCGCACCTTCTTAGGAAACACGAGGCAGGTGAACCTGCGTGACGCAGAGATGGGGGGACGTGTGGGCTGGTGGCCCAGTTGGAAAGGAAAACCCtgataaaattaaagcaaaaaggaCTGCAAGTCAAATGACCCAAAATGTCATGTAAATCAATAGTCGTGGTGGGCTTCCTGAGACATGGACTTTTCATGCACACAGGAGTGAGGCTGCTGCCAGCAGGGAAGCGGTGGGCAGCGTGGTCAAGACCCTGGGCTCTGGTGCAAGCTGGGCTGGGGGGACCTTGCTCCTGCCGCTGACTGCCCTGTGACCTGGAGCGAgtgacctaacctctctgagctgccacgccttcatccataaaatagggctttcccaacgcagccaaaaataaataaatacatttatttaaaaaaaaatagagcttaaAATTGTACCTACTGCACCTCGTGTTGCTCGGTTCGTTGCAATAACACAGGAGAGCACATGACACGTGGAACACATGCAGCAAAATAGTAATTCTTACTGTTGAGACCCCTTAAAGCTTCCAAGTTAGGTCTCAGAAACGAAGGCATCGACGCACCGTGGAACTGCAGTTGGGTGCGAAATTGTATTACtacattgggaaaaaaaaaaaagtttcgtTAAAAGTCTaagcatcgggcttccctggtggcgcagtggttgagagtccgcctgccgcgcaggtttgtgccccggtccgggaggatcccacatgccacggagcggctgggcccatgagccgtggccgctgagcctgcgcgtccggagcctgtgctccacagcgggagaggccacaacagtgagaggcctgtgtatcgcaaaaaaagaaaaaaaagtctaagcATCGTTTTGTTAAAAGTCTAAGCATCAGACAGAAGTTAGTAATTACTGCAGCAAATGTATCTGGCAGCCGAGATGCCCCAGATACAGTGCACAGTGCTGTATCTGTAAGAGTACCTCAACTACAAGGACCCCGCAGGTAGCTATTGTCATATTCACCCCACATTGCTGCTAAGTGGAGAGACCAGACAGAACCAGAGTCCGTTTGATTCCAAAGCCCGAACCAGGCtgagcagggacttccccgggagtccagcggttaggactccgagcttccactgcagggcgcacgggctccatccctggtcagggaagcctCCTCAGCAGAAAATCAAATctaacaaaatgaaaggacaggTGAAAATGGGCAACTACAAAATGGCcaggtcccccccaccccatacccTCTTCGAGGGGAATGCGGGACCAGATCTACCGGAAAACAATGCAGACTTAGAGAACCGTCTATTTGTTTCCatcattattttaactttatagaCAGCAAGTCTTCCCAAACTTCTCAAGCTCCTTCAGTGACAGCTGTGGATGGAGAGCCGTGCTCACGTGGACACTCTCAGGACACTAGGACTTCAGTTTAATGCCAGATGTGGGAAGTGAAACACAATTTCCCTGCTTTCAGGGCAAAACAAAACTGCAAGAGGTTTTTTCCCTCTGCCCCGATCCTCTTTCCACAGACAAATTTTAGTTTGCCTTTTACCTTATTCGATGCCGGTCAGTGTGCTTTCTGTCCTTCTGTGGGAAAAAGAACGAACTCGGGCCTGCGTCCCTGTGCTCCGCTGCGTCAGGCTCGGCCGCGGCGGGGACTCGGCCACATGTTGCCACCCAACTGCTCGGTGGCGCACAGCTACGCGGCGGAGGTGAGCACGGCCTCGCTGCTGCTGCTGGAGTGTAGCCTGGGCACGCTGGGCAACGCCGTGGCGCTCTGGACCTTCTTCTTCCGTCTGAAGGTGTGGAAGCCCTACGCCGTCTACTTGTTCAACCTGGTCCTAGCAGACCTCCTGCTGGCTGCCTGCCTGCCCTTTCACGCCGCCTTCTACCTGCGGCAGAAGACCTGGGGCTTGGGACGTGCGTCTTGCCAAGGGATGCTCTTCCTGCGGTCCCTGTGCCGTGGGGCGGGTGTCGCCTTCCTCACCGCCGTGGCCCTGGACCGCTACCTCCGGGTGGTCCACTCGCGGCTCAAAGTCAACCTTCTGTCCGTGCGGGCGGCCTGGGGGATCTCGGTCCTGGTCTGGCTCATGACGGCAGCCCTCACTCACCAAAGCGTGTTTCTCTCTGAGGCCGAGTGCCCCAGTTCTGAGCCCAGGACGGAGTCCTCCTTCAGCCTCATCTGGCAggaagccctctccttcctccagtttATCCTTGCCTTCGGCCTCATCCTGTTCTGCAGTGCCGGCCTCATCAGGACTCTCCAAAAGCGGCTCCGAGACCCACACAAGCAGCCCAAGCTGCAGAGGGCCCAGGCGCTGGTGGCCATGGTTGGGGTGCTGTTCACGCTGTGCTTTCTGCCCAGTTTCCTGGCCCGCATCCTACTGGCCATCTTCCGAGGGGCGCTCAGCTGCGGGGTCCTGAGCTCCATGGTCCACGCCGCCGACGTGACCGGCAGCCTCACCTACCTGCAGGGCGTGCTGAACCCCGTGGTGTACTGCTTCTCGAACCCCGCCTTCAGACGCTCCTACCGCAAGCTCTTCTACACCCTCACCCTCAGGGCCCGAAAGCAGGAAGCAGAGGCTCCGGGCTGTGAGCTCAGAGATTCTTACTCCTGAGGATGGCCAGCTCCCCACCTCGCGTCCACGACAACTACCCGGGGGGCGCTGAGCAGTCACGATGGTTACTTAAGATTCTGCACTCCAAGCTTGAACGCAACTTCAGCAAGTGTCACTGTTGTTTAACAGGATTTCCTTCAGCTATTTTGTGTCGCAGAGCAGTTCATCAAAATGAGCGAGCAGAGCCTCCTTTACACAATTCCCATGCAGGTTCAATCACTAAATGACTAAGACACAGTCATAGCTGGAAAAAGATGCTGTGGTGGACCGGTGACGCGGAAGGCGGTGGAAGGCGGTGTTGCAGACGCGGTCCTGACTCCGTTTGGTGTTGGCAAGTCACTTTATCCTTCTATGCTTGAATGCAAAAAATGCAAAAACTCTATGCGCTTTTTCTACTTACTGCACAGACTCGTGGTAACTGACATGGCGAAGTGGGGCTTTGGGTCTAAAAACAGGTTCCGCAGGGTGTAAGTGTCCTGAGCTCAGTTCTTCTTAGCTCACAACTGATTGGTAAACTTGAGCTTCACCTGCACAGATTTTACACATTACATCCAAGACAACACCGTCAGCGCCCTCGTTTATTATAAGGAATACTTTCCTACTAAACGTCTCAAAATTGCttctagtacttttttttaagtttgaatgcCTGAATACTTTTGAAACTCAATCTGCTTCCcctgctctaaaaaaaaatcactgtactTTAAGCCTCCTGGGAGAAACACACAGCGTGAGATACCAATTTGCATGTGAAATGGTGATTTCCACCCAATGGCAACTCCTGAGGACAGCAGCTAGGGACCAGCCCGGGTGCAAGGCCACTGCAGGGAGGGTGGGCACAGCCCCTGGACACCAACAACGGCTGCATCTTTTCCTCTCACTCTTCTTAAATTATGTCCCAAATTTGTAGCTCATGCCAGTGACAAAGGATTTAGGAAGTCCGCTTCCTATCTGCCTTATCTCTCACTCTCTGTTCAAGGCGCTTGTGCTCTCCCCCAAAGGGACTCACCAAAGTGCTTAGAAGAGGCCTGGGGTCTGCGTGTAATACAGGGTCCCATGCAGCCCACACCAGGCGACCTCACCTGGAGCTGCACCTGTACTGCCCCCAGGGAGAGACCTCTGCTTTTCCCAGGAGGTAGTCCTATGATCGCTGTAATAGTTAAGGTTAAAACTGCTGGCATTAGGCAATAGAAAAGGGCAAATCCTCACCCTCTCCCGGAGCTGTTTGCCTCCCGGGTAGGTTCCTTTTACCAGAACCAGACTTGAAATGCGGCGTGACCCCCACTATTGTGCTTCTGAAGGATGTAGACCCTGTTGACACCGTAGTGTAATGTGCCCAGTGGTCCCCAAGGGAGCGAGGGTCCCATCAGCAGCATTGTGctattttcttgggttttatttcCTCCTTAGTGAACAGAATTTCAAAGGTCTTAGAAGGGAAATGTGACCAGATGAGATGCAAAGAGGTCAAATAAAATTCTCTGATGGGAACATTCTATGCTGTGTTTCTTCCCtctcaaagaaaagaaatgtctccatttttcttcctttggtctTACTGCATATACAATTTTtaatgttccttttaaaaaaatccaacatttaacataaatattttccatattatgATAAATTCCCCGTAAGCATTACTGATGACCTAATCGTCTTCCCAGAAGCTGTTTCTTAACCATTTCCCTGCTGATGACATCTAGATTCTTTACTCCCCACACAAGTAAATTCCACACCCCAAAAGCATGTACCCATCTACAGACATCAGGCGCCCTTAGGTGGGGCAAATCCAGCTCATGTGGTTGTCTAGACAGGCCTGCTGGTGAACGCTGGGCACGAACACTTCTCACGCACGGTCGGTCCTGCCTGGCTCCCTCCACGATGCTACGGCCAGTGGCTCTGCCTGGCGAAACGGGGAGGTCTCCTCACAGCATTACTGCCTCTCGGGCTCTTGCTGACCTTCTCCTGGACTTGCCGTGGGATCCAGGAGCTTTGAAACCCCCATGTCTCGGCTAACTCCGGGGCGGCCTGACTCGGTTGGTCTGGGAGACATGGGTAAGTTCAAAGGCCCTTCATTAACCCCGTTActgtgcagccagggctgagagtCCCTGGGTTACTGGCCACGGTCAGAGCCTTTGGGTCAGCATCTGCTCGGTCACTTCCCTGCTCTGTGACCCGGGACAATTCACCGAACCGCTCTGAACtttcctcttccataaaatggggataataacaacaGACCGTACGGGATTATTGTGGAGaccaaataatacataaaactctgttgggcacagagcctggcacacgaCAATATTCAGTGGGTGTTACTTTGCTGTTTCCAAGTGATAGGTTTATACCCTGATCTTTGTTTACGTCTCCAACAGTCTGTGGGCCCTTTGCAGACACAGCTTTTCGCCAGTACACCCTCAACACAGAGCCTCGTGAACTGGGTGTCAAGCCGTTCTGCTAGGTCAAAGCTTTATtactattctttctttctagtaATTCTTTTCTGCATATTTTCTAAGGATTCTGTGGAAAGGACAATGCTTTGTAGTGGAAGCTTCAGGATCCTCTGAACACCCATCTCTGAGGATGTTTTGGTCACCCTGTCCTGTCACTCCCGTCAAAGACACCAGCTCTGCACTCAGACAGTTGTCTGCTTTAAAGACGTAGAGTGACAAGGTTCTCGTGTTCTCCAAATTATTTtctctgagaaaaggaaaagactcaaaaTGAAAGTGTGATTAAAGAGCACACGGTAGGCCTCAGAACCACAGCTATTTGCTACCAGTAGcagattttggtttcttttcccgTGTGACTCGCTTCTTGTAAGACAGCAGGTACCCAGCCCTGGCTGCGAGGCTTGTAAATCTCAGAACTGTCTTAATCCCGACATATTCAGGAGCCCAGATCTTCATGTGAGTGGTGCATTTCTTTCCCTATTCAGGTAATGCCATCCCTGTTTCAAAATCCTGGTCATCTACgcctttttctttccaaaatccaGCAGAGGCCACTAAGCCCTCCCTACACACACCCTGCAGGTGCCGGTGTGCTGTCTGGGACACTCCAGTCTCTGTCCTGGGAATCCCTACCCGCCACTCAGGTCCAGCCTCTGGGACCTACCTCTGACATGCCCCAGCCAGACCCCAGCATAGCGCCTGACTCAACCCAGCCCAAAGGCCTTCCGTGGGCCTCACGTCTGCTCTCCCCACCCAGTCAGCTCCTTGcacggggcctggcacacagtagacgcTTAATAAATCTGTGgaataaacacataaacaaatcAACCAGATTTAAAGTTAAAAAGTTCACTTTATCCACTatttaataggttttttttttttaattcactttgaaACACTAGATCCAGAGGCAAACTTAAAATTGTATCGTAAAGAATCTTCTAGGGAAACacaatacaaaggaaaatataatcttcctctatattttcataataacttCTGCCAAGAATTCAGGCAACGATTTTGATCTATCTAAGGGTCGGGATGGCGAACGGATACCATGTTTGGCCGTGGCCTTGGCGGGAACTGGGAAATGCATCACGTACCTCTCAGAGGCTTCCCGAGCACACCGCCCGTGCTCACGGGAACACCCCCTCCACAAACAACAGTCATCCTCAAAATGTCTCTTTTATAAAACTGGGGTAAAATGTACGATCTGACCCGTTTTAAGCAcacagttcagtagcattaagtacctTCACACCACTATGCGACATCgacaccatccatctccaggacgTTTTTGTCGTCCCAAACTGACGCTCTGGCCCCATTAAACGCtagctcccctgcccctcccccagctcctccctcaccccctcctttCTGTCCCTATGGGTTTGACTCCTCCAGAAACTTCACATACGTAGAAGCAGACAGTACTTGGCTTTTCTCTTAATGGTTATTTCACTGCACATAACGTCCTCGGATTTTGTCTATGTTGCAGGCTGTGTcagtctttccttcctttttaaggctgaatgatcaTCCACTGCACAAATGCACTGCGTTCCATTTATCCATGGGTGTCAGTGGACACGtgggtttcttcctcttcttggccgttgtgaataacgctgctatgaacatgggtgtgcaaacatctcttcaagaccctggtTTCAGTTCTCTTGAGTCTATACGCAGAAGAggaatgctgggtcataggaTAATTCTAGCTTTAGTTgtttgaggactctccatactgcctccacagcggctgcaccagtgtccactcccaccagcagtgcaagggcTCCAATTTCCCCAcaccctcgccaacacttgttgttttctggttttgttttttctttgtttgtttgtttgttttttacagtagccatcctaatggacgTGAAGTGGAGAAATGCTTCTTTGAAAATCGGGAAATGCTTGGTAACGTCAGAGACTAAGAAGAAGACATCGTGTGCCTGGATCCCGGAGCACCAGGCCCAGGCCCACCATGAGTTCGTTTGTGGCCAGACTGTTCTCTAACCCACCGAGATCTCACACAGTGTCTGGTTCTAAGGCTCTTTTTCACTGAAACCATAGGCCTGAGGACAAGTGCACGGGGGATTGTCAGAGAGGCCGTCCCCTGGATGCAGAGTCGTGCCTCTCCTCTCCCAAATCTCAGCCACAGATAGCGGCCGTGCCCTTGGCCCTAAAGTCAGGACCAGACAGGCTGCCGTCCAGCTGG
The genomic region above belongs to Phocoena sinus isolate mPhoSin1 chromosome 12, mPhoSin1.pri, whole genome shotgun sequence and contains:
- the GPR31 gene encoding 12-(S)-hydroxy-5,8,10,14-eicosatetraenoic acid receptor gives rise to the protein MWEVKHNFPAFRAKQNCKRFFPSAPILFPQTNFSLPFTLFDAGQCAFCPSVGKRTNSGLRPCAPLRQARPRRGLGHMLPPNCSVAHSYAAEVSTASLLLLECSLGTLGNAVALWTFFFRLKVWKPYAVYLFNLVLADLLLAACLPFHAAFYLRQKTWGLGRASCQGMLFLRSLCRGAGVAFLTAVALDRYLRVVHSRLKVNLLSVRAAWGISVLVWLMTAALTHQSVFLSEAECPSSEPRTESSFSLIWQEALSFLQFILAFGLILFCSAGLIRTLQKRLRDPHKQPKLQRAQALVAMVGVLFTLCFLPSFLARILLAIFRGALSCGVLSSMVHAADVTGSLTYLQGVLNPVVYCFSNPAFRRSYRKLFYTLTLRARKQEAEAPGCELRDSYS